One region of Rhizoctonia solani chromosome 9, complete sequence genomic DNA includes:
- a CDS encoding Transposon Tf2-1 polyprotein, translating to MSTQPSTFVHANPNALSVPTNIQEIPAWAQEIKNLLLAMNQNLSLVIGQAAAHHTDIGTTQATLNNHDSSITNLDALIVKLGADIAKIGTAAASGSSLASATKAPKLATPDKFDGSDKNKAISFRVAVSHYLRILYPGSTVDEQIAFIISCLDGKAHEWLEPYLEEDIVKGNPVSWLHNLDAFWLQFNARWNVQNRTENFCAKLRTLKQTKGVQDYYKDFQTYSQGLGYNDPSLRDMFYDGLSHKIKETLMVQDYDHADASVTLATLAEKALKVDQRLEQFAAQHKGSSSSSNQSGSKSSTSTSAAAQGAPRDKLSVGEQVYAIVDGKAKKGVLQKIGQNAKGIAVPIVKWNDGTTMDVTFKTIKKDNHPATATSTPAPKASSSSSLCNSGPSPMDLDSASSKGKKPIICATCGGRGHYANQCPSKSYSGHEAHISEDESENGDL from the coding sequence ATGTCGACCCAACCCTCTACCTTTGTGCATGCCAACCCCAATGCGCTGTCtgtccccaccaatatccaggagatacctgcgtgggcccaggagatcaaaaacctcctcctggctatgaaTCAGAATCTTTCTCTGGTCATAGGACAAGCGGCTGCCCATCATACAGATATTGGCACCACTCAGGCTACCCTCAACAACCATGATAGTAGCATTACcaaccttgacgccctcattgttaaacttggggctgatattgccaaaataggcactgctgctgcttctggttcctccCTTGCCTCAGCTACCAAGGCTCCTAAACTTGCAAcgccagacaaatttgaCGGGTCAGACAAAAACAAGGCAATCTCTTTCAGAGTTGCTGTAtctcattatctcaggaTTTTATATCCTGGCTCAacagtggatgagcaaattGCATTTATCAtttcctgcctggatggcaaggcccatgagtggcttgagccctaccTAGAAGAGGACATTGTTAAAGGGAATCCTgtttcttggctccacaatctggatgccttctggctgcaattcaatgcacgctggaatgtccaaaataggacTGAGAACTTCTGCGCTAAACTGCGCACcctcaaacaaaccaagggagtccaagattactacaaggacttccagacctattctcaaggtcttggttaCAACGACCCCTCTCTCAGGGAtatgttctatgatggcctatcccacaaaattaaggaaactctcatggttcaagattatgaccatgcagatgcctctgttactcttgcaactcttgcagagaaggcccttaaggtggatcagcgcctagagcagtttgcggcccagcacaagggttcctcctcctcttcaaaccaatctggaagcaaatccagcacttctacgtcagcagcagcccagggagcgcccagggataaactgtctgttggggaacaggtgtatgcaattgtggatggaaaggccAAGAAGGGGGTCCTCCAAAAAATTGGCCAGAATGCCAAAGGGATTGCAGTTCCAATTGTTaagtggaatgatggcaccaccatggacGTTACCTTCAAAACTATCAAGAAGGATAACCACCCTGCCACTGCCACAtccactcctgctcccaaggcttcctcctcctcctccttgtgcaactctggtccttcaccaatggacttagactctgcctcatctaaaggcaaaaaaccaattatatgcgcaacatgtggaggtaggggacactatgccaaccaatgcccctccaaatcctactctggccatgaggcccatatctctgaggatgagtcggaaaatggggacctctga
- a CDS encoding Retrotransposable element Tf2 protein, with protein sequence MSPLFTILITPEKKAEPLEVLIDSGATSSFLHPRTAEALRLPLIDLPYPRTVTMLDGSSPQAGKIWKKANLTFSFDGKRMTKTFLICNTGSHAAILGLKWLDAHNPEIDWNQRTLSFPHAPPEHVAIAEEEEANQNPLEGVPSKYHQYAKVFGEEEFNKLPPHRHYDIGIELTEEGPLNSPLYSMTDAKSATLKDWLRDELKAGKICPSKSSISSPVMFVPKKDGSRRLVVDYRRLNNRTKKNVYPLPRPDDLMAQLRGAKVFIKLDLRWGYNNVRVKEGDKWKTAFRTKYGLYKSLVMTFGLTNAPAAFQHFMNKLFKDLLDVCVIIYLDDILIYSKDDEVQSFLGFANFLRRFVANFSHMARPLHNLVKKDTPWNWGNKEQEAFQGLKDAITNAPVLCHANPTKPYFLETDASGAALGSILSQRQEDSRLHPLGFLSESFKGAEQNYDTHDKELLAIIRSFEYWRIFLEGTLHPITVFTNHRNLEYWKESRTFNRRHAQWHLLLAGYNFQIVYRPGKQSGKPDALLRQSDHANIPPEPQSMLPEPVFANVALVTPEKELQRQIESSLDQDESLEEILQFLQNKSKAPPSIKRAFKDYKMEAGLLFYQGQIVVPDVGTLRTDLLWIFHNSPLAGHPGRQRTLELVSRTYYWPGIRANTYWHVDSCKICQRIRKPKYASIPPQPLELPSRPWQHILYNMIVDLPKDGSNNSILVIVDSFTKYVILVECSKKLKAPELADLFLRHIWKHYGMPKKTVLDRGQVFNNKFLKALYQRLGIDPHFSLAYHPQSDGQTERVNPTVEHFLRAYSGTNQKDWVKWLPMAEFAYNNAVHSLTGKSLFKALYGWEPSLTPSYVPTDVPEADNLATQMEAQWQEIESALRQSKTRMVAGETGEPLKFEIGEEAWLDAKNVKLKTLSPKLTKQQLGPFKITKKISNRAYHLELLPTIRIHNVFYVGLLSKVKRDKKHSFENRPQPVTIDGEEEYEVEGITDAEEREGKWFFRVKWKGYGLEENTWEPQENLKNAGKILKKYEEDMKRKALGAAKALRGGAVS encoded by the exons ATGTCACCCCTGTTCACTATTTTGATCacaccagagaaaaaagcggaaccactagaagtcctgatagactcaggcgctaCCTCATCCTTTCTCCACCCCCGTACCGCGGAAgcactccgcctcccactcatagaCCTCCCTTATCCCCGCACTgtaactatgcttgatgggtcaagcccccaggctggtaaaatttggaagaaggctaacctaaccttctcctttgatggcaaacgtatgaccaagaccttcttgatttgcaacacagggtcccacgctgccatcttaggattgaaatggttagatgcccacaatccagagattgattggaatcaacgcaccctctcctttccccatgcaccaccagaacacgtaGCCATcgctgaagaggaggaagccaatcaaaacccccttgaaggagtcccttccaagtaccatcaatacgccaaggtatttggagaggaagaattcaacaaacttCCCCCGCACCggcattatgacattgggattgaactaacagaagaaggccccttgaactctccactgtacagcatgactgacgccaaatccgccacgctcaaagattggctcagagatgaactcaaggcaggcaagatctgtcccagcaaatcctcAATTAGctcccccgtcatgtttgttcccaagaaggatggctcccgccgcttggtagttgactaccgccgcctaaacaaccggacaaagaaaaacgtTTACCCCCTTCCCCGTCCagacgacctcatggcccagctccgtggtgccaaggtcttcattAAACTAGACCTACGTTGGGGATATAACAATGTCCGGGTAAAAGAAGgcgacaaatggaagactgctTTCCGTACTAAGTACGGCCTGTACAAATCCCtagtcatgacctttggcctaaCCAACGCTcccgccgccttccaacattttatgaacaagtTATTCAAAGACCTGTTAGACGtttgcgtcatcatttaccttgatgacatcctgatctactccaaggatgat GAGGTCCAATCGttcctaggatttgccaatttcctccgtcgatttgttgccaattttagccacatggccaggccatTGCATAAtctggtcaagaaggatacgcCCTGGAATTGGGGTAAcaaagaacaggaagccttccaaggactaaaggacgccatcaccaatgcACCCGTACTCTGCCACGCCAATCCAaccaaaccctacttccttgagacagacgcctcaggAGCTGCCCTGGGATCCATACTAagccaacgccaggaagacagCCGGTTACACCCACTTGGTTTCTTGTCTGAGTCATTTAAAGGAGCGGAGCAGAACTATGAtacacatgacaaggagctgctagcaatcatccgctcgtttgagtactggcgtatcttcctggaaggaaccctgCATCCCATCACTGTGTTCACCAACCATAGGAACTTAgaatattggaaagaatCTAGAACGTTCAACCGCCGCcacgcacaatggcacctcctcctggccggttacaacttccaaattgtgtacAGACCtgggaaacagtcagggaagccagatgccCTATTGCGACAATCAGACCATGCCAATATTCCACCAGAACCCCAGTCCATGTTGCCAGAACCAGTATTTGCTAACGTTGCCCTGGTGACCCCTGAGAAGGAGCTACAACGCCAAATTGAGTCCTCCCTAGATCAAGacgaatccctggaggaaatcctacagttcctacaaaacaagtccaaggcaccaccctccattaaacgcgcattcaaagattacaaaatggaggcCGGCCTGCTattttaccaaggacaaattgtagtaCCAGACGTAGGGACCCTAAGGACAGACCTACTTTGGATCTTCCACAATAGCCCATTGGCGGGTCACCCAGGCAGACAAAGGACCCTAGAGTTGGTATCCAGAacttactactggcccggcaTCCGTGccaacacatactggcacgttgaCTCATGCAAAATCTGCCAACGGATCCGGAAACCTAAGTACGCGTCTATACCACCTCAGCCCCTGGAACTTCCATCACGCCCTTGGCAACACATATTgtacaacatgatagtagacttACCAAAGGATGGAAGCAACAACTCTATACTGGTTATTGTGGATagcttcaccaaatacgTTATCTTGGTagaatgctccaaaaaactCAAGGCCCCGGAACTGGCAGATCTATTCCTACGCCACATTTGGAAACATTACGGCATGCCCAAGAAAACAGTGTTGGACCGCGGACAAGTCTTCAACAATAAGTTCCTGAAGGCcttgtaccaacgcctgggaatagacccccacttctccttggcctaccaccctcAAAGTGATGGACAGACGGAACGCGTAAACCCCACGGTTGAACACTTCTtgagggcttactcagggacAAACCAGAAGGATTGGGTCaagtggttaccaatggcggagtttgcctacaacaacgcagtacacAGTTTGACAGGCAAATCCCTGTTCAAGGCACTGTACGGTTGGGAACCCTCCTTGACCCCAAGTTACGTAccaacagacgtccctgaggcagataacctggcaacccagatggAAGCACAGTGGCAGGAAATAGAGTCCgcgctccggcaatcaaagacacgcatggtaGCCGGggaaacaggagaaccactcAAGTTTGAAAtaggggaagaagcctggctagacgccaaaaacgtgaaACTGAAAACCCTTAGTCCCAAACTAACCAAACAACAGTTGGGACCCTTCAAaataaccaagaaaatctccaatcGGGCGTACCATCTAGAGCTCCTGCCAACAATcagaatccacaatgtcttctatgtgggactacTGTCCAAAGtaaaaagggacaaaaagcaTAGCTTCGAAAACCGCCCTCAACCAGTCACCATagatggagaggaagaatacgaggtagAAGGGATCACGGACGCAGAAGAGAGagaagggaaatggttcttccgggtcaaatggaaggggtacggCTTGGaggaaaacacgtgggaaccccaagaaaacctaAAAAACGCGGGAAAAATCTTGAAAAAATATGAGGAGGACATGAAAAgaaaggccctcggcgctgccaaggcccttagagggggggcagtgtcatag
- a CDS encoding Retrotransposon gag protein, translating into MATCSQPPSQTRSPVNQGDLGPFFPTAPPIELGEVSLERITQLLLGLLGQVERLKREVGEIKEAGIKTRTNVKNISQAVDVVKDGLRSLQLKGPTTPKETKPPIVEATPRPIPKADPAGPSRGPHLCPTKPYPSCAPASPVSPPSPHLQSPIGAPAPPPPASIAAYPAPVKVDHPDTYTGKIGSKAKQWLTRMLAWTRLNSQMFPTDQEVLSFLLMNMKDTAGAWAHPHLNQLGSHQAIIQTVKGFKQEFLAAFGDPDATRAAKRKITTLTQSGTCADYITKFRTLAMELDWNNAALRGQFACGLHWEVSRQIATRKHRPRTLLELQNAALVINNTLRKERASHPPRDNKSSKPSNPPRGTSTSQATSGSKKLSNNPNFVSEEEQNCRHAAGACIKCGKMGHKFAECCTGWKATPIEDKGKAKETAKIGKDSKYQSGKE; encoded by the exons atggcaaccTGCTCCCAGCCGCCCTCTCAAACCCGCTCCCCTGTCAATCAAGGGGACCTGGGACCCTTCTTTCCAACAGCCCCCCCTATCGAGCTTGGGGAAGTATCCCTCGAGCGCATCACAcaactcctccttggcctccttggccaagttgaaCGTCTCAAACGGGAAGTTGgggaaatcaaggaagcagggatCAAGACCCGCACCAACGTCAAAAATATATCCCAAGccgtcgatgttgtcaaggatgggcttagaagcctccaactcaaGGGGCCTACAACCCCCAAAGAAACCAAGCCCCCaattgtggaagcaacgccacgccccatACCAAAGGCCGACCCTGCTGGACCGTCTA GGGGCCCCCATCTTTGCCCAACCAAACCCTATCCAAGTTGCGCCCCCGCGAGTCCTGTctcccctccatctccgcatctccaatccccaattggagcacctgcccctccacctccggcttCAATTGCCGCCTATCCTGCCccagtcaaagtagaccacccagacacctatacaggcaagattgggagcAAGGCCAAACAGTGGCTTACccggatgttggcatggacCCGGCTAAACTCACAAATGTTCCCCACCGACCAGGAGGtactatccttcctcctgatgaacatgaaggatacggccggggcctgggcccacccacacctcaatcagcttgggtcacaccaAGCCATCATTCAAACGGTCAAAGGTTTCAAGCAGGAGTTCCTAGCAGCATTTGgtgaccctgacgccacaagggccgccaagcggaagatcaccaccctcacccagtctggcacatgcgcggactatatcacaaagttcagaaccctggcaatggaactggactggaacaacgcggcccttagaggccagtttgcctgtggcctccactgggaggtcagccgccaaatcgCAACCCGCAAACACCGGCCCCGCacactccttgagctgcagaacgcagcaCTCGTCATCAACAACACCCTCCGCAAAGAGCGcgctagccacccaccaagggacaataagtctagcaaaccatccaaccccccaagggggacaagtaccagtCAAGCCACATccggttcaaagaaactctccaacaatcccaactttgtgtcggaAGAGGAACAAAATTGCCGCCAcgccgctggcgcctgcatcaaatgcggcaagatgggccacaagtttgcggaatgctgcacaggctggaaggctacccctattgaggacaaagggaaggccaaggaaaccgccaagattggcaaagactccaagtaccaatcgggaaaagagtaa
- a CDS encoding Retrotransposon-derived protein PEG10 — MEPEPSPTALLKAITALTATVGSLQDQIRAQSQQITELRAICKETADLLGDKDQGVPQTKPGPSTGPVTPPTHTGGEAHTPGTVRPGLKAPFRPSRGTGFDSEEDKEPRRPKKEPQGTPRRHLGSLTPFDAGSSVKRPKMDLPDPDQFDKEEQMVVWILYHMTDKAADWALPLIGAIIKGKGNPPTTITALTAKFKEAFANPDAKRAAARKIATLVQTSTTSKYVTEFRNLIAELDWNEEAYIAQFTQGLHWKVKELLSTKDSIPDKLKAIFAAAIKIDNIRRKNEENRPKKAPAKSPATVATTSTTTTQRVRLSEDPNYVTPEERDRRRASGLSVKCGQKGHGIKQCPNGWKATVKEVAKVAEDVESGKD, encoded by the exons atggaaccagagccgtcccctaccgctctcctcaaggctatcacagccctcacagccacagttgggtccctgcaggaccaaatccgcgcccaaagccaacaaatcactgagcttagggccatatgcaaggaaacagcGGACCTCCTCGGGGATAAGGATCAAGGAGTCCCCCAAActaagcctggcccatcaactgggcctgtcactccccctacccacacagggggagaagcccacactccaggcacggttaggcctgggctcaaggccccattcaggccatcaagaggaacgggatTTGATTCCGAAGAAGACAAAGAGCCAAGGCGCCcaaaaaaggagcctcagggaacgcctagaaggcaccttgggtccctcaccccctttgatgctgggtccagcgtaaagagacccaagatggacctccccgaCCC GGACCAGTTTGACaaagaagagcagatggtcgtgtggatcctttaccacatgacagacaaggcagctgactgggcgctccccctGATCGGGGCTATTATCAAAGGCAAGGGCAACCCTCCTACCACTATCACGGCTTTAACAGCCAAATTtaaggaagcctttgccaacCCCGATGCCAAGCGGGCCGCTGCCAGGAAAATAGCCACCCTGGTCCAAACCTCTACCACCTCCAAGTACGTtacggagttccgcaacctcatcgcagaactagactggaacgaggaggCCTATATTGCACAATTtacgcaaggcctccactggaaagtcaaggaactgttgtccaccaaggataGCATCCCTGACAAACTCAAAGCCATCTTTGCGGCGGCAATTAAAATTGATAACATCCGCCGCAAGAATGAGGAAaaccgccccaaaaaggcacccgccaagtccccggccaccgtggccactacttccaccactaccacccaacgggtccgcctctcagaggaccccaattacgtcACCCCCGAGGAgagggaccgccgccgcgcatctgGGCTATCCGTGAAATGCGGACAAAAGGGTCACGGcatcaagcagtgccccaacGGGTGGAAAGCCACAGTCAAGGAGGTGGCTAAGGTTGCTGAGGATGtagagtcgggaaaagattga
- a CDS encoding Retrotransposable element Tf2 protein, which translates to MLDGTISQTGRIWHQVHLTVSANGHTHSIPFLVCPIGNTLAILGMTWLTAEAPLIDWQQGLVTFPEQVQIASEEEADSDPLADLPPQYHEFAKVFGKEEFKVLPPHREYDISIDLVPDAKLSPGPIYGMTDAESKALKQHIDEELATGKIRPSTSSAGAPVMFVKKADGSLRLVVDYRKLNNVTHKNVYPLPRQDNLMAKLRHAKIFTKLDLRWGYNNVRIKEGDEWKTAFRTKYGLFEYLVMPFGLTNAPAAFQHFMNDLFRDLIDVTVVIYLDNILIFSEKPEDHPIHVREVLSRLMKNQLFCKLSKCHFHVTTVDYLGIVISPDGFSMDQKKIKAVTTWPTPRTVKQVQAFLGFVNYLRRFIPNFSLVARPLHNLTKKETPWSWGNLEEVAFQELKSLVTRSPVLIHSNPDLPYYLETDALGVAMGAILSQRGPDNRLHPIAYMSKSFLGAEANYDTHDKELLAIIKALEEWQIFLEATDRPIQVFTDHRNLEYWMQARTFNRRHARWRIFLSDYNFKIHYQPGKQSGKPDALSRRSDYVDLPSEPEVMLPTEVFANTSEEELEIVTEIRSKLREDPSLEPIIQFLTEDADNAPPSIWKAY; encoded by the coding sequence atgttagatggtactatctctcagactggtcgcatttggcaccaggttcacctcaccgtctcggccaatggccatacccactccatcccatttcttgtttgccccattggcaacaccctggcaatcctaggcatgacatggctaacggcagaagctcctcttattgattggcaacagggactagtcacattccctgaacaagttcagaTTGCCTCCGAGGAGGAAGCGGACTCAGACCCTctagcagacctcccccctcaataccatgagtttgctaaggtttttggcaaagaagaatttaaggtcctccctccacatagggagtatgatatctctattgaccttgtcccagatgccaaactgtctcctggccccatatacggcatgaccgacgcagaatcaaaggCACTAAAACAGCATATCGATgaggaattagcaacgggcaagatccgccctagtacctcctcagcaggcgccccggtcatgtttgtaaaaaaggctgATGGGTCTCTCCGACTAGTcgttgattacaggaagttgaacAATGTAACCCACAAGAATGTCTACCCCCTTCCAagacaggacaacctcatggccaaattacGTCACGCCAAAATCTTTACCAAGTTGGACTTAcgttggggttacaacaacgtacgcatcaaggaaggagatgaatggaagacggcctttagaaccaaatacggcctctttgaatacctagtcatgccatttggcctcaccaatgcccctgcagcgtttcaacattttatgaacgacctattcagggacctgatTGACGTAACCGTGGTAATTTACCTAGAcaacatcctcatcttctcgGAGAAACCAGAAGACCACCCGATCCATGTTAGAGAGGTACTATCCCGCCTTATGAAGAACCAACTATTCTGCAAGCTGTCgaaatgccacttccacgtgaccaccgtagattaccttggtattgtcatctccccgGATGGattctcaatggaccagaagaagatcaagGCTGTCACCACTTGGCCCACGCCCAGAACGgttaaacaggtccaggccttcctaggattcGTGAATTACCTCAGAcgcttcatccccaatttcagcttggttgcacgccccctccataacctcaccaaaaaggaaaccccttggtcatggggtaacctagaGGAGGTAGCGTTCCAAGAGTTGAAGTCCCTTGTTACCCGGTCGCCCGTCCTCATTCATTCAAACCCGGACCTCCCTTACTACCTTGAAACGGACGCATtgggagtagccatgggagccatactcagtcaacgagGCCCAGATAATCGGTTGCACCCcattgcctacatgtcaaaatccttcttGGGAGCCGAAGCAaattacgacacccatgacaaagagcttctggcaattatcaaggcattagaggaatggcaaattttcctagaagcaacAGACAGGCCAATACAggttttcacagatcatagaaacctagaatattggatgcaggctagGACTTTCAATCGCAGGCACGCTAggtggcgcatattcctgagtgACTACAACTTCAAAATCCACTACCAACCAGGGAAACAATcggggaaaccagatgcactATCCAGACGTTCAGACTATGTTGATCTCCCCTCTGAACCAGAAGTTATGCTCCCAACAGAAGTCTTCGCCAAtacgtcagaagaagaactggaaattgtcacggaaataCGCTCCAAGTTAAGAGAAGACCCCTCCTTAGAACCAATCATTCAGTTCCTAACAGAGGACGCTGACAACGCGCCACCATCCATTTGGAAGGCTTATTGA
- a CDS encoding Retrotransposable element Tf2 protein: MKSSAKEWVECCPVCQANRRAHAPVIALKPLEVPPFPFHTISYDFITGFPKSQGHDAILVVIDSFSKFGHFIPTSKKVTAKGLADLFITHIWKLHGLPVKTILDRGTTFTGKFLRALYERLGVKPAFSSAYHPESDGQTERVNQFIEFYLQSYVAADHSDWATWLPLAEYA; this comes from the coding sequence atgaaatcctcggctaaggaatgggtagaatgttgcccagtctgccaagccaaccgaaGGGCTCACGCACCAGTCATCGCTCTTAAACCCTTGGAAGTTCCCCCGTTcccgttccacaccatctcgtatgacttcatcacgggCTTTCCCAAGTCACAGGGCCACGATGCCATCTTAGTGGTAATTGActcattctccaagtttgggcacTTCATCCCTACGTCCAAAAAAGTAACCGCCAAAGGCCTCGCAGATCTGTTCATCACCCACATATGGAAGTTACACGGGTTACCAGTCAAAACTATCTTGGACCGCGGTACCActttcacagggaaattcttAAGAGCCCTCTACGAGCggcttggagtcaaaccagcgttCTCCTCCGCGTATCACCCGGaatcagacggacaaacagaaagggtgaaccagttcattgagttctacctccaATCCTATGTAGCCGCCGATCACTCGGACTGGGCCACTTGGTTACCTTTGGCTGAATACGCataa
- a CDS encoding Retrotransposable element Tf2 protein — translation MNPSNVPSNVPEADQVANTLAQEWKEAKAALRMSKERMTREKGTIPTYLIGKKVWLDGKNVELRTNSNKLDPKRLGPFEITEKISSHAYQLKLPETLKIHDVFYPTIPGTTPPETIEGEEEYEVEQIIDSKRQRGKWFYLIKWKGYGPEDNSWEPEELLEHSQEEIKRFNQARLRKACDAAKSL, via the exons ATGAACCCATCCAATGTCCCGTCTAATGTCCCTGAAGCAGATCAAGtggcaaataccttggctcaggaatggaaagaagccaaagcGGCCCTAAGAATGAGCAAAGAAAGGATGACCAGGGAAAAGGGAACAATACCCACATACTTGattggcaaaaaagtctggttggacggaaaaaacgtggagCTCAGGACCAACTCCAATAAACTAGACCCCAAACGCCTGGGTCCCTTTGAAATCACGGAGAAGATCTCAAGTCACGCCTATCAACTAAAACTCCCTGAAaccttgaaaatccatgacgtcttTTAC ccaaccattccCGGAACGactccccctgaaacaattgaaggagaggaagaatacgaggttgAGCAAATTATTGATTCAAAAAGACAACGAGGGAAGTGGTTCTACCtaataaaatggaagggttacggaccagaagacaactcttGGGAACCGGAGgaactgttggaacacagccaggaagagatcaagcgcttcaaccaagctagactcagaaaggcttgtgacgccgccaagagcctttaa